The genomic DNA CTTAACGTTCTTCGTATCTCACTTAAAATAGATCGAAATAGATAAGATTCAccaataatattatttttatgttttatttacAATTGTTGTTAAGCTTAGTTTTCTTGTTTTGCATTCTATTATGGTTTGTATATATACTTGAGTTTATGTTGGGCAAGAATATACGAATAGACATGTTTATGACCCAATTGCGCCAACTTAGATATTCTTTCATGGCGtttatatagtgttttataaatgACATGCATACAGTGTTTTATACATGAACTTATGATGTTACCGGCGAATAAgtttataattttcaaaactcaattaCCATCACAATACTATCACAAAATACCTGGAAGACTGTTGCCCCTCCCCCGATCTCCTTGACACGTCGACACTTGGGGGTGTCTCTAACCTCATCCGTCGCCTATTTTAGGTGTGTTTTTTCAGTTATTTCCATTGTTGTTTTTCAGAACATACATAAATTACAAGTTATTTATGATTTATActcttaatttaaataaaatatttaaaatcttaGATACCCTCTTAAGCAATTTTAACCCCGAAAAGCATGACAGCAGTCTCCGTTCCCTTCCTGAATCAGTTCAGTTCAAGTCTTTGTCAACCTCGATATCCATCTCGAGCCTGGTACCCGCATTTCCACTATGATTCAGTATCAAAGTTTCGCACCCCAAATGCCATTTTTAGCCATCAGTAACGACATATTTTCCCCTGTTGACTTCATCAACTTGTACTCTATTAGCATTATATTGCACATCAATAGCAAAATAAGTGTGAGCAACTCACCTGACCACTAATTTTCTTTTTCCTATATAGTCATATCAATCTTCCGTTTCTCGCCTCCTGCATTTACTAGTCCATTCATCCCTCTTGGAGAGAAACCTGTACTTCTAACCCTTGTGGAAACAAGAATATTGGATGCTAGCTTGAAGATGGCGTGAAATAGTTTCGGCAAATTCTTATGCATTTCATAATTGAAGAACCTATGGGTCGCTCTTCAATTATATTTTACAATAAAATTTTACAATCACTCACTTTCCTTCACTTTTTGTCTTCAATTTTTGGATAAAAATTTATCTTATAAAAAATAACTTAGAGTTTAATTACATTCCTATTTTGATCCATCAATAATGTTCATTGGTTTTCTGTATATTTTTTTCTAGACAAATTTttcttataaaatatttatattttaatattatttagtaGGACATTGTgtccttttttattttttatattaaaactTTATATAAGTCATTTTAACTATGATACAATATTTCTTgattttttgtaaaaaattacaaaaaacttagcaataaaaaaatatgtaatcaaaataaaagtaattaataaaaaattaaaaaaatataagtatTGACAAAAAGTAATACAATATTTTGATATTTGCACATTATAATGGAGCCCAATTTTATTCGTTTCatgaataaattataaaattaatgtTTATTTAtcaacaaattaaaaaaatttcatgtccaaatgaaataattttatttaaatactaTTTTTTATCAAAAGGTTTTTTTGAAAAAACTCTAAATGAGTTTTAATACTTTTGACATAATTTAAGTAAAGACACAAAGAAAAAAAACTTAGGGTATATAAATGAGGACCAACCTTAAATCTAAAAAGATGAGGACCAACCTTAAATCTAAAAAACTGTGTTCAGCATCAGCAGAATTAATAGGGGGCAACGATTTCTTTCTCGGTCTGATTTTAGTTCGTGTTCCAGTCAGATCAGTGGTCCGATTCAAATCAGTCTCTAAACAATGGTGTGCCCTAATTTCCGATCCCCAGTTCCGGCGCCGCCACACTCTTGAAAACCCTAGCTCACGCATTCCTTTGGGACTCCACTTATACAACCCTGCTGACTCAATGGAAGATACAGTTTATTCCATATCTCGCTCTAATTCTGAAGGTAAGATCCCTCTTTGTTTAGATCCTGCTGTACTAACTGAAAGTATTCCAATAAACTACTGGAGGGATTTGCTCTCTAGAGAAACTGTCATGAGGATGATACAGTCTTGTAATGGGTTGAATCTATTTAGATTCAACTCCTTCGAAAGGGATAGGAAAGCGTATTATGTTCGAAATTTAGTTACCCATGAAATCAAATCAGTACCTTCACCCAAATTAGATTCTAGATTTTATGAATGGATTGTTACTTTTGTTTTGGCTTTTGACCCTCTGGCATCACCCCATTACAAAGTTATCTGTGCTACAGCGTCGATAGCGAGAGTAGTTACATCTAAATTCATGATATTTAGTTCAGAAACTGGTAGATGGAAAGATACTAATGTTACTATGGATGGACATGAGCTGCAATACGGAAAGGGACTGTATTGCCATGGTGCTATTTATTGGATTGTGAGAAACACGCAATCTTGTTATCGTTTCGATATTGAAGCTAAGAATTTGACCAAAATCTCTTTTCCTCCAAAGGCTTCTGGTTCAGGCTTCAGGCATTTTGTTGAATCTAATGGGCACTTGTACATTGTTTGTGTCGTAGATTGCGCACAAAAAAATTTAAATGTGTATGAGTTGGATGAGGTTACTATGAAGTGGGTTATAAAGCACCGGGTACATATTAATCATCTCATTTCTTCATTACCACATGATTTTGGGAATGGGGGAAATCTGCAGAAATGTCACTCCATCCATTCAATATTAAGCGTTCTGAGAGGAGAAGGGGAAGAAGACACAGCTCTTCTTGTAAATATCTCTGGCAAAGTTGTTCTGTATAATCTCCAAAGTAAGAAAGTTGAGGTGCTCCTTTCTGAGCTCAGATGGAACAGTGTTAAGGGTGGGGCAACTATTTATCTTGGTGAACCTCCATTTATTCCTGCATATCCTTTCGTTGCAACCCTACATCCAATGTAAGCATAAGCCCCTCATTACAAATTTTCTAATTATTTTCTATTTCATTTACTATAGCTTATGTTCGGAAAGCATATGGGAACTGACATGTTTATGTTATGTATATGCTATTACCTTTACAGATCAGAGTTTCTTGTTTTCAAATTCATGTATATTTTTTTctgaaaaattaaaattatattattgactacAAAATGTTTTTCTGCTTTTCACACGGAATAATTTGGGGGAATAAGTTGACATGAGCACTCTCGACGTTGTTTCTACTATGTTTAATTTTTAAGGAATGTAAGCAATGAAATGTAACAGGAATATTGTATGATCTGCATTTTAATTTACATAATAGAACTACTTGCTGAAAATTTGAGAAGACACCGTGTCTAGTCGGTTTTAGATTTTCTACATTTTATGTATTACTTCACTGTGTGTACCTAGACACATTATATAGTTTTTTAGTGTAATTTTTATCTTGATATATCACCTAGTGAgattattatttattaatgtcCATTACAACAAATAGGGGCATCTATGATGGTCTTTTTTTATTGAAATTGTCAAATTGAACCAATTAGGATGAAAATTTTCCGTTCCTTTTGTTCTTGTTCGAGTAGTAAGTTCAAATTTTCATCACAAATTTGCATTTCATCATAAGTAAAAGCACCGAGATCCACTTTAGCaatttaataacaaataaacTTACGAGCGAAAAAAACATCGTATGTTGTTAACTTCAGACACAAACGGTTGGTTGTCAAATTAAATATAGAAAATTACTACATTACGACGGAATATATTATGAACAACCGTCGTAAATAACTCAGAATTATGAATAACCCAAAAATATTAAAATCAACGATATGCTTTTTTCCAGGTTTTTAGCCATTTTTGGCTCGTGAATCAATTCATTAATCTGTCTAATCACACATAATCCTACATACAACTGTAGCGCAAACCAAAAATTTCATGTCATAAACACTTACGACGATTTCATGTTTTTTTATTAAGATGGCACGCCCAAATTGTAGCTCTTGTTGTAAATATCTCTGGCAAAGTTGTTCTGTATAATCTCCAAAGAAAGTTGAGGTGCTGCCATCTAAGCTCAGATAGAACGGTGTTAACGGTGGGTCAATTCTTTATGTCGCTGAATCTCCATTTATTCCTGTATATCCTTTCGTTGCAACCCTACATCCAATGTAAGCATAAGCCCCTCATTACAAATTTTCTAATTATTTTCTATTTAAGTAACTATAGCTTATGTTTGGAAAGCATACGAGAACTGACATGTTTATGTTATGTATCTGTTATTACCTTTACCTCTGTTGATGTTTACGCCAAATGTTTCTTTGTGCCGTGTAAGGAATTTGTTGTCCATTTCACAACCACACTTAAcctccactacaagaaaaactGCTAAATACAACCGGTCCAAAACCGGTCGTATTGAACTAAATACGACCACCAGCGGTggtatttaactaaatacgacTGGTTTTAATGCATTCTATTGTGGCTTATATACTTTTAAGTGGGAGAGCATATGGGAATTGACATGTATCATGATGTGTATCATGTTTTCACAAACAGGGACCAAGCCATCTAGATATATAGTTTTCTTACCTGTTTTTTTTATTGTCAGTTACTACCGATGATAGATAATTATAAGTGATTCAGTTATTGTGCTCCGATGATAGTTTGCTTGGTTTAGTAATTGTACCTTGCTAGGTTTATTTAATAGCAGCAATTTTTGCCTTTGATGACAAGCTAAGACTTTGTATTTCTAATAACACATTTTATATTTCTACTTGTGTACATGTACTATCTGAAACATATCATAGTTTCTCTCTTTCTCATCTTTGTTGGTTCTTTTAATCTAAACTTGTATTTATTTTGTTTTGCTATATTTTGTTTCCATGC from Apium graveolens cultivar Ventura chromosome 5, ASM990537v1, whole genome shotgun sequence includes the following:
- the LOC141662143 gene encoding F-box protein At5g07610-like, whose product is MEDTVYSISRSNSEGKIPLCLDPAVLTESIPINYWRDLLSRETVMRMIQSCNGLNLFRFNSFERDRKAYYVRNLVTHEIKSVPSPKLDSRFYEWIVTFVLAFDPLASPHYKVICATASIARVVTSKFMIFSSETGRWKDTNVTMDGHELQYGKGLYCHGAIYWIVRNTQSCYRFDIEAKNLTKISFPPKASGSGFRHFVESNGHLYIVCVVDCAQKNLNVYELDEVTMKWVIKHRVHINHLISSLPHDFGNGGNLQKCHSIHSILSVLRGEGEEDTALLVNISGKVVLYNLQSKKVEVLLSELRWNSVKGGATIYLGEPPFIPAYPFVATLHPIFHNEHNKYNQQSGIGALG